A region from the Lysobacter sp. BMK333-48F3 genome encodes:
- a CDS encoding amidohydrolase family protein: MRAPTQSSLRRLGGLLAAALPALAAAAPSPEPAPAVVVLAGCLIAEPGEAALGPHTLLLRDGRVQRLQSGLDRTAEAGARVLDLSQACVLPGLIDAHMHLAIDSEADPALYAEPARLALAVAGYARRLLRAGVTTVRDVGDNTGVTYAVRDAIEAGTVEGPRILAAGRIVSRSGGHGAKRAAPGDVAAPPAACDGPESCRRAVRENVEAGADWIKLTVSGSGRETGGRAQAAPILFQDELDNATAAARQAQRPVAAHAHSTQAIDLALRAGARTIEHGTYFDAGSTALFKRRQAYLVPTAFIAHYVGTQLDRFAGGRDGQSQQDLRAWVDAARQTPGRAWRAGVPLALGTDAGPSFATDATAREVAHYVESGVPAAAALRAATAGNADALGLGAELGRLRPGLRADLIAVDGDPQRDPALLQRVRMVMKHGRLVCLNDCAEAGAGSPAQEPAK; the protein is encoded by the coding sequence ATGCGGGCGCCTACGCAATCGTCGTTGCGCCGGCTGGGCGGCCTGCTCGCCGCAGCCTTGCCGGCCCTCGCGGCGGCCGCACCTTCGCCCGAGCCGGCCCCGGCCGTCGTGGTGCTCGCCGGGTGCCTGATCGCCGAACCCGGCGAGGCGGCGCTCGGCCCGCACACCCTGCTGCTCCGCGACGGTCGCGTGCAGCGGCTGCAATCCGGCCTGGACCGCACCGCCGAGGCCGGCGCGCGCGTGCTCGACCTGTCGCAGGCCTGCGTCCTGCCGGGGCTGATCGACGCGCACATGCACCTGGCGATCGATTCGGAAGCCGATCCCGCGCTGTACGCCGAGCCGGCGCGGCTGGCCCTGGCGGTGGCCGGCTATGCGCGGCGTCTGCTGCGCGCCGGCGTGACCACGGTGCGCGACGTCGGCGACAACACCGGCGTGACCTACGCCGTGCGCGACGCGATCGAGGCCGGCACCGTCGAAGGCCCGCGCATCCTCGCCGCCGGCCGGATCGTCTCGCGCAGCGGCGGTCACGGCGCCAAGCGCGCCGCGCCCGGCGACGTCGCCGCTCCGCCGGCCGCATGCGACGGCCCCGAATCCTGCCGCCGCGCGGTGCGCGAGAACGTCGAGGCCGGCGCCGACTGGATCAAGCTGACCGTGTCCGGCTCCGGCCGCGAAACCGGCGGCCGCGCGCAGGCCGCGCCGATCCTGTTCCAGGACGAACTCGACAACGCGACCGCGGCGGCGCGGCAGGCGCAGCGCCCGGTCGCCGCGCACGCCCACAGCACCCAGGCGATCGACCTGGCGCTGCGCGCCGGCGCGCGCACGATCGAGCATGGCACCTATTTCGACGCCGGCTCGACGGCGCTGTTCAAGCGCCGACAGGCCTACCTGGTGCCGACCGCGTTCATCGCCCACTACGTCGGCACCCAGTTGGACCGCTTCGCCGGCGGCCGCGACGGCCAGTCGCAGCAGGACCTGCGCGCCTGGGTCGACGCCGCCAGGCAAACCCCGGGCCGGGCCTGGCGCGCCGGCGTGCCGCTGGCGCTGGGCACCGACGCAGGCCCCAGCTTCGCCACCGATGCGACCGCGCGCGAAGTCGCGCATTACGTCGAATCCGGCGTGCCGGCGGCCGCGGCGCTGCGCGCGGCCACCGCCGGCAACGCCGACGCGCTCGGCCTGGGCGCGGAGCTCGGTCGGCTGCGCCCCGGCCTGCGCGCCGATCTGATCGCGGTGGACGGCGACCCGCAACGCGACCCGGCCCTACTGCAACGCGTGCGCATGGTCATGAAACACGGCCGGCTGGTCTGCCTGAACGACTGCGCCGAAGCCGGCGCGGGATCGCCAGCGCAGGAACCGGCCAAGTAG
- a CDS encoding DUF2461 domain-containing protein, which yields MPGYFSEASFKFLRSLARNNNREWFHAHKAAYEEQVRRPFQRLLTDLQPVLAEVSPHYRSEPKTVGGSLFRIQRDTRFANDKAPYKTHQGARLFHERGRQVESPSFYIHLQGGECFIAAGVWHPQPDTLRKIRHFVLDNPGSWKAAAYAPAFRKRFDLDDSEMLTRAPRGFPAEFEFADDLRRKNFVALRAIDDAVMTGPRLLSTLHKDLTGLAPFTDYLCAALDLEF from the coding sequence ATGCCCGGTTACTTCTCCGAAGCCAGCTTCAAATTCCTGCGTTCGCTGGCGCGCAACAACAACCGCGAATGGTTCCATGCCCACAAGGCGGCCTACGAGGAGCAGGTGCGCAGGCCGTTCCAGCGCCTGTTGACCGACCTGCAGCCGGTGCTGGCCGAAGTCAGCCCGCATTACCGCAGCGAGCCCAAGACCGTCGGAGGCTCGCTGTTCCGGATCCAGCGCGACACCCGCTTCGCCAACGACAAGGCGCCGTACAAGACCCACCAGGGCGCGCGCCTGTTCCACGAGCGCGGGCGCCAGGTCGAATCGCCCTCGTTCTACATCCACCTGCAGGGCGGCGAGTGCTTCATCGCCGCCGGGGTCTGGCATCCGCAACCCGACACCCTGCGCAAGATCCGCCACTTCGTCCTCGACAACCCCGGCAGCTGGAAGGCCGCCGCCTACGCGCCGGCGTTCCGCAAGCGCTTCGACCTGGACGACAGCGAAATGCTGACCCGCGCCCCGCGCGGCTTCCCGGCCGAATTCGAGTTCGCCGACGACCTGCGGCGCAAGAACTTCGTCGCCCTGCGCGCGATCGACGACGCCGTCATGACCGGCCCGCGCCTGCTGTCGACGCTGCACAAGGACCTGACCGGGCTGGCTCCGTTCACCGACTATCTGTGCGCGGCGCTGGACCTGGAATTCTGA
- a CDS encoding NAD(P)/FAD-dependent oxidoreductase gives MNVSTDKHLTIIGAGLAGALLATLLARRGWQVDVYEKRGDPRQQGYQGGRSINLALAERGRHALRLAGADEAVMAQAVMMRGRMVHFLDGRTDLQRYGRDDSEVIWSVHRGELNLILLQIAEDAGAQLHFHRGLQSVDFERRLAVFHDDRDDSAHEIVFNSLVGADGAGSALRGAMKQAVDLGERTEFLGHSYKELEIPPAADGGFSIEPNALHIWPRGRYMCIALPNDERTFTVTLFLPNQGEPGFDTVRSGADARALFERDFADALPLIPQLEQDFERNPTGLLATLYLDRWHLDDRAVLLGDAAHAMVPFHGQGMNCAFEDCVALAERLLADDDRARAFADFQARRLPSARAIQAMALENYLEMRDRVDDDDYLLQRALERELAERHPDRFMPRYAMVTFHRMPYEVAFERGQRQRELLVELTRGHDSLASLDWDAVDATVRARLSPLPADE, from the coding sequence TTGAACGTGTCTACCGACAAACACCTCACCATCATCGGCGCCGGCCTCGCCGGCGCCCTGCTCGCCACCCTGCTCGCCCGCCGCGGCTGGCAGGTCGACGTGTACGAGAAGCGCGGCGATCCGCGCCAGCAGGGCTATCAGGGCGGGCGCTCGATCAACCTGGCCCTGGCCGAGCGCGGCCGCCACGCGCTGCGCCTGGCCGGCGCCGACGAGGCGGTGATGGCGCAGGCGGTGATGATGCGCGGGCGCATGGTCCACTTCCTCGACGGCCGCACCGACCTGCAGCGCTACGGTCGCGACGACAGCGAAGTGATCTGGTCGGTGCACCGCGGCGAGCTCAACCTGATCCTGTTGCAGATCGCCGAAGACGCCGGCGCGCAGCTGCATTTCCACCGCGGCCTGCAGTCGGTCGATTTCGAACGCCGCCTGGCGGTGTTCCACGACGACCGCGACGACAGCGCGCACGAGATCGTGTTCAACAGCCTGGTCGGCGCCGACGGCGCCGGCTCGGCCCTGCGCGGGGCGATGAAGCAGGCCGTCGACCTGGGCGAGCGCACCGAGTTCCTCGGCCATTCCTACAAGGAGCTGGAGATCCCGCCGGCCGCCGACGGCGGCTTCAGCATCGAGCCCAACGCCCTGCACATCTGGCCGCGCGGCCGCTACATGTGCATCGCCCTGCCCAACGACGAGCGCACCTTCACCGTCACCCTGTTCCTGCCCAACCAGGGCGAGCCGGGCTTCGACACCGTGCGCAGCGGCGCCGATGCGCGGGCCTTGTTCGAACGCGACTTCGCCGATGCCCTGCCGCTGATTCCGCAACTGGAACAGGACTTCGAGCGCAACCCGACCGGCCTGTTGGCGACCTTGTACCTGGACCGCTGGCACCTGGACGACCGCGCGGTGCTGCTCGGCGACGCCGCCCACGCGATGGTGCCGTTCCACGGCCAGGGCATGAACTGCGCGTTCGAAGACTGCGTCGCCCTGGCCGAGCGCCTGCTCGCCGACGACGACCGCGCCCGCGCCTTCGCCGATTTCCAGGCCCGGCGCCTGCCGAGCGCGCGCGCGATCCAGGCCATGGCGCTGGAGAACTACCTGGAGATGCGCGACCGCGTCGACGACGACGATTACCTGCTGCAGCGCGCCCTGGAGCGCGAGCTGGCCGAGCGCCACCCGGACCGGTTCATGCCGCGCTACGCCATGGTCACCTTCCACCGCATGCCCTACGAGGTCGCCTTCGAGCGCGGCCAGCGCCAGCGCGAGCTGCTGGTCGAGCTGACCCGCGGCCACGACAGCCTGGCCAGCCTGGACTGGGATGCGGTCGACGCGACCGTGCGCGCGCGCCTGAGCCCGCTGCCCGCGGACGAGTGA
- a CDS encoding GIY-YIG nuclease family protein gives MKSPAVYLLASAKRGTLYIGATSNLIQRVWQHRNHAADGFSNRYDVTRLVWYEQHETMESAILREKQLKKWNRQWKIGLIEESNPDWRDLWQDIASSG, from the coding sequence GTGAAGTCTCCCGCGGTCTACCTGCTGGCCAGCGCAAAACGCGGCACCCTCTACATCGGAGCGACCTCGAACCTGATTCAGCGGGTGTGGCAACATCGGAATCATGCGGCGGACGGATTCAGCAACCGCTACGACGTCACCCGCCTGGTTTGGTACGAGCAGCACGAAACGATGGAAAGCGCCATTCTTCGCGAAAAACAGCTGAAGAAGTGGAATCGGCAATGGAAGATCGGTCTGATCGAAGAAAGCAACCCAGACTGGCGGGACCTATGGCAAGACATCGCAAGTTCCGGCTGA
- the sbcB gene encoding exodeoxyribonuclease I, with amino-acid sequence MAASFLFYDLETFGADPRTTRIAQFAAIRTDPDLNPVETPISVFVKPADDLLPSPIATLITGIAPQDALRDGVGEAEIFARIFDEMARPQTCSAGYNSLRFDDEFVRHGLFRNFYDPYEREWRNGNSRWDLLDVLRLAHALRPDGVIWPQREDGATSFKLEHLAEANGVREGDAHEALSDVRALIGIARKFKTAQPRLWDYALRLRDKRFAAGLLDIIGMVPALHVSQRYPAARLCAAPVIPLARHPRIDSRVLVFDLAQDPQALLNLAADEIADRLYTPTADLPEGEERIALKEVHLNRCPSLIAWNHLRPADFDRLRIDPAQVERRAAQIREAGPELVEKVRRVYAEDAAREPGDVDGSLYDAFINEADKRLFRIVRSTAPEALNSVEFDFRDARLPELLFRYRARNWPHTLDAGERRRWDDYRRRRLGQDAGLAEYGFERFHAELLQARAMAGEDGAKHVLLDRLQDWAEQIERGLG; translated from the coding sequence ATGGCCGCGAGCTTTTTGTTCTACGACCTGGAAACCTTCGGCGCCGATCCGCGCACGACCCGCATCGCCCAGTTCGCCGCGATCCGCACCGATCCCGACCTCAACCCGGTCGAGACGCCGATCAGCGTGTTCGTCAAGCCCGCCGACGACCTGCTGCCCTCGCCGATCGCGACCCTGATCACCGGCATCGCGCCGCAGGACGCGCTGCGCGACGGCGTCGGCGAGGCCGAGATCTTCGCCCGCATCTTCGACGAGATGGCGCGCCCGCAGACCTGCAGCGCCGGCTACAACTCGCTGCGCTTCGACGACGAATTCGTCCGCCACGGCCTGTTCCGCAATTTCTACGATCCCTACGAACGCGAGTGGCGCAACGGCAATTCGCGCTGGGACCTGCTCGACGTGCTGCGCCTGGCGCACGCCTTGCGTCCGGACGGGGTGATCTGGCCGCAGCGCGAGGACGGCGCGACCTCGTTCAAGCTCGAGCACCTGGCCGAGGCCAACGGCGTGCGCGAAGGCGATGCGCACGAAGCCCTGTCCGACGTGCGCGCCCTGATCGGCATCGCGCGCAAGTTCAAGACCGCGCAACCGCGGCTGTGGGACTACGCCCTGCGCCTGCGCGACAAGCGTTTCGCCGCCGGCCTGCTCGACATCATCGGCATGGTCCCGGCGCTGCACGTCTCCCAGCGCTACCCGGCCGCGCGCTTGTGCGCCGCGCCGGTGATCCCGCTGGCGCGGCATCCGCGCATCGACAGCCGGGTGCTGGTGTTCGATCTGGCCCAGGATCCGCAGGCGCTGCTGAACCTGGCCGCGGACGAGATCGCCGACCGCCTGTACACGCCGACCGCCGACCTGCCCGAGGGCGAGGAGCGGATCGCGCTCAAGGAAGTGCATCTGAACCGCTGCCCGTCGTTGATCGCCTGGAACCACCTGCGCCCGGCCGACTTCGACCGGCTGCGGATCGACCCGGCCCAGGTCGAGCGCCGCGCCGCGCAGATCCGCGAAGCCGGTCCGGAATTGGTCGAGAAGGTCCGTCGCGTCTACGCCGAGGATGCGGCGCGCGAGCCCGGCGACGTCGACGGCTCGCTCTACGACGCCTTCATCAACGAAGCCGACAAGCGCCTGTTCCGGATCGTCCGCAGCACCGCGCCGGAAGCGCTCAACAGCGTGGAGTTCGACTTCCGCGACGCGCGCTTGCCCGAGCTGTTGTTCCGCTACCGGGCGCGCAACTGGCCGCACACGCTCGACGCCGGCGAACGCCGGCGCTGGGACGACTACCGACGGCGCCGGCTGGGCCAAGACGCCGGCCTGGCCGAATACGGCTTCGAGCGCTTCCACGCCGAACTGCTGCAGGCCCGCGCGATGGCCGGCGAGGACGGCGCCAAGCACGTGCTGCTGGACCGGCTGCAGGACTGGGCGGAGCAGATCGAGCGAGGGCTGGGTTAA
- a CDS encoding MFS transporter has translation MPAEFRRYALFYLGYFGALGAYTPYIGRWVTSHGHGGYAVGAMLALWYGGRILAPPTWARWVGRSPRPGHWLVGGCLLALLIFAGFLRYDQGLALFAVMGLFAVFFNAVMPQFEAMTLNALGARNHDYGQIRMWGSIGFLLVAASYGWLLDRLGDDAFVWLTLPWLALTVVAAWLHRADPAQPPAPADAPREALWRRPGMRPLLVTVLLTQLGFGPFYVFYTLHLQAQGHDGFAVGLLWAIGVLCEIAMFWQAPRLVQRFGAQRLLAACMLATAVRWTIVAAFADSFAWMALAQTGHSLSFAAFHAGCMRRMAELFPVRRDMAAAQGLLSAFSSGIGGVLGAGMAALAWQLGSGALAFGAGTVCALAALAVHLSAQRRRGTEAAA, from the coding sequence GTGCCTGCCGAATTCCGCCGTTACGCCCTGTTCTACCTCGGCTACTTCGGCGCGCTCGGCGCCTACACGCCCTACATCGGCCGCTGGGTCACCAGCCACGGCCACGGCGGCTATGCGGTCGGGGCGATGCTGGCGCTGTGGTACGGCGGCCGCATCCTGGCACCGCCAACCTGGGCGCGCTGGGTCGGGCGCAGCCCGCGGCCGGGCCATTGGCTGGTCGGCGGCTGCCTGCTGGCGCTGCTGATCTTCGCCGGCTTCCTGCGCTACGACCAAGGCCTGGCCCTATTCGCGGTGATGGGCCTGTTCGCGGTGTTCTTCAATGCGGTGATGCCGCAGTTCGAGGCGATGACCCTCAACGCGCTCGGTGCGCGCAACCACGACTACGGCCAGATCCGCATGTGGGGCTCGATCGGCTTCCTGCTGGTCGCGGCCAGCTACGGCTGGCTGCTCGACCGGCTCGGCGACGACGCCTTCGTCTGGCTGACCCTGCCCTGGCTGGCGCTGACCGTGGTCGCGGCCTGGCTGCATCGCGCCGACCCGGCCCAGCCGCCGGCGCCCGCCGATGCGCCGCGCGAAGCGCTGTGGCGCCGGCCGGGCATGCGTCCGCTGCTGGTCACGGTGCTGCTGACCCAGCTCGGATTCGGCCCGTTCTACGTGTTCTACACCTTGCACCTGCAGGCGCAGGGCCACGACGGCTTCGCGGTCGGCCTGCTGTGGGCGATCGGGGTGCTGTGCGAGATCGCGATGTTCTGGCAGGCGCCGCGGCTGGTGCAGCGGTTCGGCGCGCAACGGCTGCTGGCCGCGTGCATGCTCGCGACCGCGGTGCGCTGGACGATCGTCGCCGCGTTCGCCGACTCCTTCGCCTGGATGGCGCTGGCCCAGACCGGTCACTCCTTGAGCTTCGCCGCCTTCCACGCCGGCTGCATGCGGCGCATGGCCGAACTGTTCCCGGTCCGGCGCGACATGGCCGCGGCGCAAGGCCTGCTGTCGGCCTTCAGCAGCGGCATCGGCGGCGTACTCGGCGCCGGCATGGCCGCGTTGGCCTGGCAACTGGGCAGCGGCGCGCTGGCCTTCGGCGCCGGCACGGTCTGCGCCCTCGCCGCACTCGCCGTGCATCTGTCGGCCCAGCGCCGCCGCGGGACCGAAGCCGCGGCCTGA
- a CDS encoding 5-carboxymethyl-2-hydroxymuconate Delta-isomerase: MPHLTLHYTANLAGFDADAALATLNRVLADSGHFDEASIKSRALRLDHYRIGTADAGRGFVHAQLKILPGRDAAVRAALSQAVLDALRARLPASAGAAEFQLCVEVDEIVADAYRKHVLAPDPL, encoded by the coding sequence ATGCCGCACCTGACCCTGCACTACACTGCCAACCTCGCCGGCTTCGACGCCGACGCCGCGTTGGCGACGCTCAACCGCGTCCTCGCCGACAGCGGCCATTTCGACGAAGCCTCGATCAAGAGCCGGGCCCTGCGCCTGGATCACTACCGCATCGGCACCGCCGACGCCGGCCGCGGTTTCGTCCATGCCCAGCTCAAGATCCTGCCGGGCCGCGACGCCGCGGTGCGCGCCGCCTTGTCGCAGGCCGTGCTCGACGCGCTGCGCGCCCGACTGCCGGCCTCGGCCGGCGCGGCCGAATTCCAACTCTGCGTCGAAGTCGACGAGATCGTCGCCGACGCCTACCGCAAACACGTACTCGCTCCGGACCCGCTCTGA
- a CDS encoding amidohydrolase family protein: protein MLKIDTHAHYLPRDWPDLARKYGDDRFPVIHHTEDGRHRIYKDGKFFREIWSKTWDPVERMEDYARFGVQVQVISTVPVMFSYWAKAHQALDLHQALNEHMAQACRDYPRHYAGIGTVPLQSPRLAVQELERCMDQLGLQGVQIGSHVNDWNLDAPELFEFFQAASELGAAILVHPWDMMGTPSMPKYWLPWLVGMPAEQSRAACCLVFGGVLERLPKLKICLAHGGGSFPYTIGRIEHGFNMRPDLVATDNPRNPRDYLSQLYFDSWVADPRALQYLLDTCGVSRVMLGTDYPFPLGEQSPGAGIASLDLPPADQARLYHGTALEWLGLPKSRFE from the coding sequence ATGCTCAAGATCGACACCCACGCCCACTACCTGCCGCGCGACTGGCCCGACCTGGCGCGCAAGTACGGCGACGACCGCTTTCCGGTGATCCACCACACCGAGGACGGCCGCCATCGCATCTACAAGGACGGCAAGTTCTTCCGCGAGATCTGGTCCAAGACCTGGGACCCGGTGGAGCGGATGGAGGACTACGCCCGCTTCGGCGTGCAGGTGCAGGTGATCAGCACCGTGCCGGTGATGTTCAGCTACTGGGCCAAGGCGCACCAGGCGCTGGACCTGCACCAGGCGCTCAACGAACACATGGCCCAGGCCTGCCGCGACTATCCGCGCCACTACGCCGGCATCGGCACCGTGCCGCTGCAATCGCCGCGGCTGGCGGTGCAGGAGCTGGAGCGCTGCATGGACCAGCTCGGCCTGCAGGGCGTGCAGATCGGCAGCCACGTCAACGACTGGAACCTGGACGCGCCGGAGCTGTTCGAGTTCTTCCAGGCCGCCAGCGAGTTGGGCGCGGCGATCCTGGTCCACCCCTGGGACATGATGGGCACGCCGAGCATGCCCAAGTACTGGCTGCCCTGGCTGGTCGGCATGCCGGCCGAGCAGTCGCGCGCGGCCTGCTGCCTGGTGTTCGGCGGCGTGCTCGAACGCCTGCCGAAGCTGAAGATCTGCCTGGCTCACGGCGGCGGCAGTTTCCCTTACACCATCGGCCGGATCGAGCACGGCTTCAACATGCGCCCGGACCTGGTCGCCACCGACAACCCGCGCAATCCGCGCGACTACCTGTCGCAGCTGTATTTCGATTCCTGGGTCGCCGACCCGCGCGCCCTGCAGTACCTGCTCGACACCTGCGGCGTGTCGCGGGTGATGCTCGGCACCGACTACCCCTTCCCGCTCGGCGAGCAATCGCCCGGCGCCGGCATCGCCTCGCTGGACCTGCCGCCGGCCGACCAGGCCCGGCTGTACCACGGCACCGCGCTGGAATGGCTGGGCTTGCCGAAGTCGCGTTTCGAATGA
- the kynU gene encoding kynureninase yields the protein MTDLHSAAHAAALDAADPLPTLREQFLVPRHGGAEQAYFVGNSLGLQPRGARAHVEEVLDKWATEAVEGHFTGQAQWMPYHELVREPLARLVGAQPQEVVAMNSLTANLHLMMVSFYRPTRERPAILIEAGSFPSDRYAMASQIAFHGFDPAVDLIELEPDRPGGLISMERIERAIAEHGPRLALVLWPGVQYRTGQAFDLAEIARLAHAQGALCGFDLAHGVGNLDLRLHDSGTDFAVWCHYKYVNAGPGAVAGCFVHERHAGTDRPRFAGWWGHQAATRFRMGPEFVPTLGAEGWQLSNPPILGLAPLRASLELFDRIGMAALRDKSLRLTSYLERLIRARLAQTLEIVTPADPTQRGCQLSLRVIGGRGLVGREAGRALFDYLAAQGVLGDWREPDVIRISPAPLYNTHADIARFVQAVEDWQGS from the coding sequence ATGACCGACCTGCATTCCGCGGCCCACGCCGCCGCCCTGGACGCCGCCGATCCGTTGCCGACCCTGCGCGAGCAGTTCCTGGTCCCGCGCCACGGCGGCGCCGAACAGGCCTACTTCGTCGGCAACTCGCTCGGCCTGCAGCCGCGCGGCGCCCGCGCCCATGTCGAGGAAGTGCTGGACAAGTGGGCGACCGAAGCGGTCGAAGGCCACTTCACCGGCCAGGCGCAGTGGATGCCCTATCACGAACTGGTGCGCGAACCGCTGGCGCGGCTGGTCGGCGCGCAGCCGCAGGAAGTGGTGGCGATGAATTCGCTGACCGCCAACCTGCACCTGATGATGGTCAGCTTCTACCGCCCGACCCGCGAACGCCCGGCGATCCTGATCGAGGCCGGCAGCTTTCCGTCCGACCGCTACGCGATGGCCTCGCAGATCGCTTTCCACGGCTTCGACCCGGCCGTCGACCTGATCGAGCTGGAGCCCGACCGTCCCGGCGGCCTGATCTCGATGGAACGCATCGAGCGCGCCATCGCCGAGCACGGCCCGCGCCTGGCCCTGGTGCTGTGGCCGGGCGTGCAGTACCGCACTGGGCAAGCCTTCGACCTGGCCGAAATCGCCCGCCTCGCCCACGCCCAGGGCGCGTTGTGCGGCTTCGACCTGGCCCACGGCGTCGGCAACCTGGATCTGCGCCTGCACGACAGCGGCACCGATTTCGCGGTCTGGTGCCACTACAAGTACGTCAACGCCGGCCCCGGCGCGGTCGCCGGCTGCTTCGTCCACGAGCGCCACGCCGGCACCGACCGGCCGCGCTTCGCCGGCTGGTGGGGCCACCAGGCCGCGACCCGCTTCCGCATGGGGCCGGAGTTCGTGCCGACTCTCGGCGCCGAAGGCTGGCAGCTCAGCAACCCGCCGATCCTCGGCCTGGCGCCGCTGCGCGCCTCGCTGGAGCTGTTCGACCGGATCGGCATGGCCGCGCTGCGCGACAAGTCGCTGCGCCTGACCAGCTACCTGGAGCGACTGATCCGCGCGCGCCTGGCGCAGACCCTCGAGATCGTGACCCCGGCCGATCCTACCCAGCGCGGCTGCCAGCTCTCGCTGCGGGTCATCGGCGGCCGCGGCCTGGTCGGCCGCGAAGCCGGCCGCGCCCTGTTCGACTACCTCGCCGCCCAGGGCGTGCTCGGCGACTGGCGCGAACCGGACGTGATCCGGATCTCGCCGGCGCCGTTGTACAACACCCATGCCGATATCGCACGGTTCGTGCAGGCAGTGGAGGATTGGCAGGGGAGCTGA